A genomic segment from Spinacia oleracea cultivar Varoflay chromosome 3, BTI_SOV_V1, whole genome shotgun sequence encodes:
- the LOC110786052 gene encoding uncharacterized protein: MNITRVGVTPWYFTAVYASPDPTKRQELWRELQDFATTHNKPWMIAGDFNDTRFASERNQSCPETNRRSSRFNEWINNMNLIEIEFARVSHTWARRLIPSTRKSARLDRALCNGEWGLRFDKAKVKQLPASQSDHCPIFVSPNGYRWTCKSETNRTLAIFFTKKGSFLHALQDFKQPYRTKSIEGLLNWNRSYVRNLIRFLIVRKLCGGDGTWIHEKEDVKNCIVNYFKTVFTEEGVDEPYNIPQDVFLELNQRDWNYLSIPFTKLDIDAVVKEMSSLKAPGPDGYQVLFYQKNWELVSKNVYELAFTVLEGKGIPNNLNDTHIVLLPKVDNPEVSSQFRPIGLCNVSYKIITKIALVLYSGYSTLNESASSSDQRVIMECVTSTSLKVLWNGEPSQNFTPSRGIQQGDPLSLYLFVMCMERLYQTIEEVLVQQRWKPIRASRDGPLLSNLFFADDIILFAEASPDQAFVIHDCLDRFCKASGQKVSLAKSSVYFSKNVLPSSQEEISTVLGMTTTTDLGLYLGIPTLTSRVTKATFSHLCEKIGRRLTGWKTKYLYLASRITLAKSTISSMSYYSMKTAKLPRSICDEVDKKTRRFIWGVVKKNVPHIYSPGRHYKNPKNKEAWIFIPLDRLMQPF; this comes from the exons ATGAACATTACCAGAGTTGGTGTTACCCCATGGTACTTCACTGCAGTTTACGCTAGCCCAGACCCGACGAAGCGTCAAGAATTGTGGAGGGAACTCCAAGACTTTGCCACAACTCACAATAAACCGTGGATGATAGCAGGTGACTTTAACGATACAAGATTTGCCTCGGAGCGAAATCAATCGTGCCCTGAGACCAATCGCCGTTCATCACGGTTCAATGAGTGGATCAACAACATGAACCTTATCGAAATAGAATTCGCAAGGGTTTCGCACACTTGGGCTAGAAGGCTGATCCCATCAACAAGAAAGAGTGCAAGGCTCGATAGGGCGCTGTGTAATGGCGAGTGGGGCCTCCGCTTTGACAAGGCCAAGGTGAAACAACTCCCTGCTTCTCAATCAGATCATTGCCCAATATTTGTCTCGCCAAATGG CTATCGATGGACTTGCAAGAGTGAAACAAATCGGACTTTGGCAATATTTTTCACCAAAAAAGGAAGCTTCTTGCATGCATTGCAGGATTTCAAGCAGCCCTATCGAACAAAGTCAATTGAGGGCTTATTAAATTGGAATCGAAGTTACGTCAGGAACTTGATAAGATTCTTGATCGTGAGGAAACTTTGTG GAGGTGATGGAACATGGATACACGAGAAAGAGGATGTCAAGAATTGCATTGTCAACTACTTCAAGACAGTGTTCACAGAAGAAGGAGTTGACGAGCCTTACAACATTCCCCAAGATGTGTTTCTAGAATTGAATCAAAGGGATTGGAACTACCTATCAATTCCATTTACAAAATTGGATATCGATGCGGTGGTTAAAGAAATGAGTTCTCTTAAGGCACCGGGCCCGGACGGATATCAAGTCCTCTTTTACCAAAAGAACTGGGAACTGGTTTCAAAAAATGTGTATGAATTAGCTTTCACTGTACTCGAAGGAAAGGGTATTCCAAATAACCTCAATGACACACATATCGTATTATTACCAAAGGTGGACAACCCGGAAGTATCCTCTCAATTCCGACCGATCGGGTTGTGCAATGTGTCCTATAAAATTATTACTAAG ATTGCGTTGGTCCTTTATTCGGGATACTCTACTCTAAATGAATCTGCCTCTTCTTCTGATCAACGTGTGATAATGGAATGTGTCACGTCCACCTCGCTCAAAGTATTGTGGAATGGGGAACCTTCCCAAAATTTCACACCTTCTAGAGGAATACAGCAAGGTGATCCCCTTTCTCTGTACCTATTTGTAATGTGCATGGAACGTCTTTACCAAACGATCGAAGAGGTTTTAGTGCAACAAAGGTGGAAACCTATACGGGCCTCTCGAGATGGACCACTACTGTCGAACCTATTCTTCGCAGATGACATAATTTTATTTGCAGAAGCATCACCGGATCAAGCTTTTGTCATACACGACTGCCTAGACCGTTTTTGCAAAGCTTCTGGACAGAAAGTGAGTTTAGCAAAATCAAGCGTGTATTTTTCGAAGAATGTGTTGCCTTCGAGCCAAGAGGAGATAAGCACGGTACTTGGGATGACTACAACGACTGACTTGGGTTTATACCTAGGAATTCCCACTCTCACAAGTAGGGTAACAAAGGCCACTTTCAGCCATCTATGTGAAAAGATAGGTCGAAGGCTCACGGGGTGGAAAACGAAATACCTTTATTTAGCGAGTCGTATTACGCTTGCCAAGTCTACCATATCGTCAATGTCATATTATTCTATGAAAACTGCTAAACTTCCTCGATCGATTTGTGACGAAGTGGACAAGAAAACCAGGAGATTCATATGGGGGGTTGTGAAGAAAAACGTACCACACATCTACTCGCCTGGGAGACATTACAAAAACCCAAAGAACAAGGAGGCTTGGATATTCATTCCGCTAGACAGGCTAATGCAGCCTTTCTAA